From Amycolatopsis sp. cg9, one genomic window encodes:
- the sigC gene encoding RNA polymerase sigma factor SigC produces MTRGEDDERVTALALAAGRGDRRALEEWVRATQADVWRFLAHLTDAAAADDLTQETYLRAFGSLRRFAGRSSSRTWLLAIARRVVVDQIRAASARPKIDWDAPVDQGRAAAGFEDLVELGVLLDGLDPDRREVLVLTQVLGLSYAEAADVCGVPVGTVRSRVARARDDLLEARRERGSDAG; encoded by the coding sequence ATGACCCGCGGTGAGGACGACGAACGCGTCACGGCCCTCGCGCTGGCCGCCGGCCGGGGCGACCGGCGCGCTCTGGAGGAGTGGGTCCGCGCGACCCAGGCCGACGTCTGGCGCTTCCTCGCGCACCTCACCGACGCGGCCGCCGCCGACGACCTGACGCAGGAGACCTACCTCCGCGCCTTCGGCAGCCTCCGCCGCTTCGCCGGCCGCTCGTCGTCGCGGACCTGGCTGCTGGCCATCGCGCGCCGGGTGGTCGTCGACCAGATCCGGGCCGCCTCGGCCCGGCCGAAGATCGACTGGGACGCCCCGGTCGACCAGGGGCGCGCCGCCGCCGGGTTCGAGGACCTCGTCGAGCTCGGCGTGCTGCTCGACGGCCTCGACCCGGACCGGCGCGAGGTGCTCGTGCTGACCCAGGTGCTCGGGTTGTCCTACGCCGAGGCCGCCGACGTCTGCGGCGTGCCGGTCGGCACCGTCCGCTCCCGCGTCGCGCGCGCCCGCGACGACCTGCTCGAAGCCCGCCGGGAACGCGGCTCGGACGCCGGCTGA
- a CDS encoding (2Fe-2S)-binding protein translates to MPNYTFVVNGKTVTVDAPADLPMLWALRDKLKVRGPKYGCGINVCKACTSHLDGEAFNPCVTPVSDCAGKEVTTIEGLADGDELHPVQEAWLEQDVAQCGYCQPGQIMAAVALLKKTKTPTDAEIDAIENVCRCGTYFRIREAIKSAAAKMA, encoded by the coding sequence ATGCCCAACTACACCTTCGTGGTGAACGGGAAGACCGTCACCGTCGACGCGCCCGCCGACCTGCCGATGCTGTGGGCGCTGCGCGACAAGCTCAAGGTCCGCGGGCCGAAGTACGGCTGCGGCATCAACGTCTGCAAGGCCTGCACCAGCCACCTCGACGGCGAGGCGTTCAACCCCTGCGTCACGCCGGTCTCCGACTGCGCGGGCAAGGAGGTCACCACGATCGAGGGCCTGGCCGACGGCGACGAGCTGCACCCGGTCCAGGAGGCCTGGCTGGAGCAGGACGTCGCGCAGTGCGGGTACTGCCAGCCGGGCCAGATCATGGCGGCCGTGGCGCTGCTGAAGAAGACGAAGACCCCGACCGACGCCGAGATCGACGCGATCGAGAACGTCTGCCGGTGCGGTACCTACTTCCGGATCCGGGAGGCGATCAAGAGCGCGGCCGCCAAAATGGCCTGA
- a CDS encoding DUF427 domain-containing protein: MSTPVRGRVRVAQGAKRVRVFLGGELVADTVHPLLVWEVPYYPTYYFPRADVVSGVLTPSGRTTHSPSRGEGVLSTIKVGRAEAVDGALEHPDSPIEELRDHVRFDFAAFDWFEEDEQIFTHPRDPGVRVDVLPSSRHVRIEVDGVTVADTVRPHLLFETGLPVRYYLPRVDVRMDLLEKIDVVTHCPYKGAAEHFDVAGHGDLAWSYPTPLPESIRAAGLVAFLDEKVDVFVDGVRQERPKTKFA; this comes from the coding sequence ATGAGCACTCCGGTACGCGGCCGGGTCCGCGTGGCACAAGGCGCGAAGCGGGTACGCGTGTTCCTCGGCGGGGAACTCGTCGCGGACACGGTGCACCCCCTTCTGGTGTGGGAAGTCCCGTACTACCCCACGTACTACTTCCCGCGCGCGGACGTCGTGAGCGGCGTTCTCACCCCCTCCGGCCGGACGACGCACTCGCCGAGCCGGGGAGAAGGTGTTCTGTCGACGATAAAGGTCGGCCGGGCCGAGGCGGTGGACGGCGCGCTGGAACACCCGGATTCGCCCATCGAGGAGCTCCGGGACCACGTCCGCTTCGACTTCGCCGCGTTCGACTGGTTCGAAGAGGACGAGCAGATCTTCACGCACCCGCGCGACCCCGGCGTGCGCGTCGACGTCCTGCCGAGCTCGCGCCACGTCCGGATCGAGGTGGACGGCGTCACGGTCGCCGACACGGTCCGGCCGCACCTGCTCTTCGAGACCGGCCTGCCGGTCCGCTACTACCTGCCCCGCGTCGACGTCCGGATGGACCTGCTCGAGAAGATCGACGTGGTGACGCACTGCCCGTACAAGGGCGCCGCCGAGCACTTCGACGTGGCCGGGCACGGCGACCTCGCGTGGAGCTACCCGACGCCGCTGCCGGAGAGCATCCGCGCCGCCGGCCTGGTGGCGTTCCTCGACGAGAAGGTGGACGTGTTCGTGGACGGGGTGCGGCAGGAGCGCCCGAAGACGAAGTTCGCCTGA
- the mgrA gene encoding L-glyceraldehyde 3-phosphate reductase — protein sequence MTYVAASGRYDSIPYRRCGRSGLKLPAISLGLWHNFGHDRPLQTQRDITRRAFDLGITHFDLANNYGPPYGSAEENFGRLLATDFKPYRDELVISTKAGYDMWPGPYGEWGSRKYLLSSLDQSLGRLGLDYVDIFYSHRFDPETPLEETVGALDSAVRAGKALYVGISSYSSERTAEAARLLRELGTPLLIHQPSYSMLNRWIEDDGLLDTLDEAGAGCIAFSPLAQGLLTDKYLKGVPADSRAAQGKSLDPGTLDEDRLNRVRALNDIAGRRGQSLAQLALAWALRDHRVTSVLIGASSVKQLEDNVGALGNLDFSSEELTEIDGHATDADINLWKRSSDA from the coding sequence GTGACCTACGTTGCGGCATCCGGCCGATACGACTCGATCCCCTACCGGCGCTGCGGGCGTTCCGGGCTGAAGCTGCCGGCGATCTCGCTCGGGCTGTGGCACAACTTCGGCCACGACCGGCCGCTGCAGACCCAGCGCGACATCACCCGCCGCGCCTTCGACCTCGGCATCACCCACTTCGACCTGGCGAACAACTACGGCCCGCCCTACGGCTCCGCGGAGGAGAACTTCGGGCGGCTGCTGGCCACCGACTTCAAGCCCTACCGCGACGAGCTGGTGATCTCGACCAAGGCCGGCTACGACATGTGGCCCGGCCCGTACGGCGAGTGGGGCTCCCGCAAGTACCTGCTGTCCTCACTGGACCAGTCGCTCGGGCGGCTCGGCCTGGACTACGTCGACATCTTCTACTCCCACCGCTTCGACCCCGAGACACCGCTGGAGGAGACGGTCGGCGCGCTCGACAGCGCCGTCCGCGCCGGGAAGGCGCTTTACGTCGGGATTTCGTCGTACAGCTCGGAGCGGACCGCCGAAGCGGCGCGGCTGCTGCGGGAACTCGGCACGCCGCTGCTGATCCACCAGCCGTCGTACTCGATGCTGAACCGCTGGATCGAGGACGACGGCCTCCTCGACACCCTGGACGAGGCGGGCGCGGGCTGCATCGCGTTCTCGCCGCTCGCGCAAGGCCTGCTGACGGACAAGTACCTCAAGGGCGTCCCGGCGGACTCGCGGGCCGCGCAGGGCAAGTCGCTCGACCCGGGCACCCTCGACGAGGACCGCCTGAACCGCGTCCGCGCGCTCAACGACATCGCGGGACGGCGCGGCCAGTCACTGGCGCAGCTGGCCTTGGCGTGGGCGCTGCGCGACCACCGGGTGACGTCGGTGCTCATCGGCGCGAGCAGCGTGAAGCAGCTCGAGGACAACGTCGGCGCGCTCGGCAACCTCGACTTCTCTTCGGAGGAGCTGACCGAGATCGACGGCCACGCGACGGACGCGGACATCAACCTCTGGAAGCGGTCCTCGGACGCCTGA
- a CDS encoding TIGR03564 family F420-dependent LLM class oxidoreductase — protein MRTGILIDELGVGFDGLTAQAREAAKLGYDTLWLAQRGGWDALTALPALGAAAPGIGLGTCVVPTYPRHPITMAAQALTAQAATGAPVHLGIGLSHRFIVEGEFGYSYDRPLRHLREYLEALNPLLRGEKADVHGETLTAASGLNTPGAARPQVLIGSVSPKSTRLAGELADGVITTWAGPRATGEFVVPALGSASRVVSGQLVCVTSDVDGARKWVEEAYGAAADVRAYRAVLDRGGHDRISDTAIAGDEETVRRQVKALEDAGATELLVMPFGSPAEQARTRELLAA, from the coding sequence GTGCGCACCGGAATCCTGATCGACGAGCTCGGCGTCGGCTTCGACGGCCTGACCGCTCAAGCCCGCGAAGCGGCGAAGCTCGGCTACGACACGCTGTGGCTGGCGCAACGCGGCGGCTGGGACGCGCTCACGGCACTGCCCGCGCTCGGCGCGGCCGCACCCGGCATCGGGCTGGGCACGTGCGTCGTGCCGACCTACCCGCGGCACCCGATCACCATGGCCGCGCAGGCGCTGACCGCGCAGGCGGCGACCGGGGCGCCCGTCCACCTCGGGATCGGGCTGAGCCACCGGTTCATCGTCGAAGGCGAGTTCGGGTACTCCTACGACCGCCCGCTGCGGCACCTGCGCGAGTACCTGGAAGCGCTGAACCCGTTGCTGCGCGGCGAAAAGGCGGACGTCCACGGCGAGACGCTGACGGCCGCGAGCGGACTGAACACCCCGGGCGCCGCCCGGCCCCAGGTCCTGATCGGCTCGGTGAGCCCGAAGTCGACGCGCCTGGCCGGCGAACTCGCCGACGGCGTGATCACGACGTGGGCCGGTCCGCGGGCGACCGGCGAGTTCGTGGTGCCGGCGCTCGGGAGCGCCTCCCGCGTGGTGTCCGGCCAGCTGGTCTGCGTGACGTCCGATGTGGACGGAGCCCGGAAGTGGGTCGAAGAGGCGTACGGCGCGGCGGCGGACGTCCGCGCCTACCGCGCCGTCCTGGACCGCGGCGGCCACGACCGGATCTCCGACACCGCGATCGCCGGCGACGAGGAAACCGTGCGGCGCCAGGTGAAAGCCCTCGAGGACGCGGGCGCGACCGAACTGCTGGTGATGCCCTTCGGCTCGCCGGCCGAGCAGGCCCGCACGCGCGAACTGCTGGCCGCGTGA
- a CDS encoding AAA family ATPase has product MGTGFFTSVDDVSAKLAEAGYLASTAVATTVFLADRLGKPLLVEGPAGAGKTELAKAVAQVSGSRLVRLQCYEGIDEARALYEWNHAKQLLRITAGRDESWEQARTDIFGEEFLLRRPLLTAISSDEPTVLLIDETDKADMEVEGLLLEVLGDFQVTVPELGTITATRPPFAVLTSNATRELSEALRRRCLFLHIDFPEEELEREIVRLKVPGIDAALADSVVRVIAALRAMDLRKLPSVAETIDWARTLLALGASTLDERVVRESLGVVLKHQDDIAKAGAGLQLEQVLDAS; this is encoded by the coding sequence GTGGGCACCGGATTCTTCACTTCCGTCGACGACGTGTCGGCCAAGCTGGCCGAGGCGGGCTACCTGGCGTCGACGGCCGTGGCGACCACGGTGTTCCTCGCCGATCGGCTGGGCAAGCCGCTGCTGGTCGAGGGCCCGGCCGGCGCCGGCAAGACCGAGCTCGCCAAGGCGGTCGCCCAGGTCAGCGGCTCGCGGCTGGTGCGCCTGCAGTGCTACGAAGGCATCGACGAGGCCCGCGCGCTCTACGAGTGGAACCACGCGAAGCAGCTGCTGCGGATCACCGCCGGCCGCGACGAGAGCTGGGAGCAGGCCCGCACCGACATCTTCGGCGAGGAGTTCCTGCTCCGCCGCCCGCTGCTCACCGCGATCTCGTCCGACGAGCCGACCGTGCTGCTGATCGACGAGACCGACAAGGCCGACATGGAGGTCGAGGGCCTGCTGCTGGAGGTGCTCGGCGACTTCCAGGTCACCGTCCCGGAGCTCGGCACGATCACCGCCACGCGCCCGCCGTTCGCCGTGCTGACCTCGAACGCCACGCGCGAGCTGTCCGAAGCGCTGCGCCGCCGCTGCCTGTTCCTGCACATCGACTTCCCCGAAGAAGAGCTCGAACGCGAGATCGTCCGGCTCAAGGTCCCGGGCATCGACGCCGCGCTCGCCGATTCCGTCGTCCGGGTGATCGCCGCCCTGCGCGCGATGGACCTGCGGAAGCTGCCGTCGGTCGCGGAGACCATCGACTGGGCGCGCACGCTGCTCGCGCTCGGCGCGTCGACGCTGGACGAGCGGGTCGTGCGGGAGAGCCTCGGCGTCGTGCTCAAGCACCAGGACGACATCGCCAAGGCCGGCGCCGGGCTGCAGCTCGAACAGGTCCTGGACGCGTCGTGA
- a CDS encoding cyclic-phosphate processing receiver domain-containing protein, with translation MNRLWVDDLRPAPPGWTWAKSSAEAITLLDAGEFAEISLDHDLGGDDTTRPVVLWLCEHDRWPPRVHVHTANPVGREWLTGMARRYGPGVA, from the coding sequence GTGAACCGCCTCTGGGTCGACGACCTGAGGCCGGCCCCGCCCGGCTGGACGTGGGCCAAGTCGAGCGCCGAAGCGATCACGCTCCTCGACGCGGGCGAATTCGCCGAGATCTCCCTGGACCACGACCTCGGCGGCGACGACACGACCCGCCCGGTCGTGCTCTGGCTGTGCGAACACGACCGCTGGCCGCCGCGGGTGCACGTCCACACGGCCAACCCGGTCGGGCGCGAGTGGCTGACGGGGATGGCCCGGCGCTACGGCCCGGGGGTGGCCTAG
- a CDS encoding molybdopterin cofactor-binding domain-containing protein: MASPTTEPAEPAEAGKVGRRRFLTYLVAAPTLTVATKLTADAVAPATADAVVPTLPQPAEILDLGDVLTLSCAPTAGMLVLEMTSDGRARLQLPRAEVGQGITTATAMLVAEELDLPLDRVDVVLSDARTELLFNQLTGGSNTMRSLYDPVRATAATARARMVAAAGAQWGTDASRLSTRDGAVWAPDGRSAGYGVLAGPASRTDLTTGAIAPKAESAHTLVGTPTSRKDARAMVTGKQVYTLDLDVPGANPVMVRRPPSINGTVGKVNNEAAVRAMPGIIDIAVVPTGVAVMAETFGQALDGKNALDVTWGPGTVDGEDNESIKKKLRGAALPFVVPPLLTQYVDGEFDFAFASHAPMESNSAVADVREDSATIWAGLKSPIVAKQTIAQELGLPENKVTVHVQQGGGSFGRRLFFDAALEAARISKAMKKPVRLMWSRIDDMRHGRARAASFHRIRATFALGQVLTFEHRVASVETDWSHGLGEILTAFAAKLPVGGNLSFAQTVFLLTIKSPYNFGVTTQLLNEVPLKFHTSAWRSVYSANTRGAEEIMVDEIAKKLGKDPVAFRREFIKEERQRAVLDKVAELGEWGKKMPAGFAQGIAVHGEYKSYTACLVELDARDPKHPRVTKATIAVDVGKPVNPRGIQAQMLGGLTDAISTTLTAGLHIDKGLPLEGSYSQFHYARQKNSPKDVTVHVMPATGDDIGGAGELGLPAPVGAIANAYARATGIKPRSFPITFPVDFDPFPR, from the coding sequence ATGGCCAGTCCCACCACCGAACCCGCCGAGCCCGCCGAAGCCGGAAAAGTCGGCCGCCGCCGCTTCCTGACCTACCTCGTCGCCGCGCCCACGCTCACCGTCGCCACGAAGCTCACCGCCGACGCGGTGGCCCCGGCGACCGCGGACGCCGTCGTCCCGACGCTGCCGCAGCCCGCGGAGATCCTCGACCTCGGCGACGTGCTGACGCTGTCGTGCGCGCCGACCGCGGGGATGCTCGTGCTCGAAATGACGTCCGACGGGCGGGCACGGCTGCAACTGCCCCGGGCCGAAGTCGGGCAGGGCATCACCACGGCGACCGCGATGCTCGTCGCCGAGGAGCTGGACCTGCCGCTCGACCGCGTCGACGTCGTGCTGTCCGACGCCCGCACCGAGCTGCTGTTCAACCAGCTCACCGGCGGCTCCAACACGATGCGCTCGCTCTACGACCCGGTCCGCGCCACCGCGGCGACCGCGCGCGCCCGGATGGTCGCCGCGGCCGGGGCGCAGTGGGGAACCGACGCGTCCCGGCTGTCCACTCGCGACGGTGCGGTGTGGGCGCCCGACGGCCGCAGCGCCGGCTACGGCGTCCTCGCCGGGCCGGCTTCGCGCACGGACCTGACCACCGGGGCCATCGCGCCGAAGGCCGAGTCGGCGCACACGCTCGTCGGGACGCCGACCTCGCGCAAGGACGCCCGCGCGATGGTCACCGGCAAGCAGGTCTACACGCTCGACCTCGACGTCCCCGGCGCGAACCCGGTGATGGTGCGGCGCCCGCCGTCGATCAACGGCACCGTCGGGAAGGTCAACAACGAGGCCGCGGTCCGGGCGATGCCGGGGATCATCGACATCGCCGTCGTGCCGACCGGGGTCGCGGTGATGGCCGAGACCTTCGGGCAGGCCCTCGACGGCAAGAACGCCCTCGACGTCACCTGGGGTCCGGGCACCGTGGACGGCGAGGACAACGAGAGCATCAAGAAGAAGCTGCGCGGCGCCGCGCTGCCGTTCGTGGTGCCGCCGCTGCTGACCCAGTACGTCGACGGCGAGTTCGACTTCGCCTTCGCCAGCCACGCGCCGATGGAGTCGAACTCCGCGGTCGCCGACGTCCGCGAGGACAGCGCGACCATCTGGGCCGGGCTGAAGTCGCCGATCGTGGCGAAGCAGACCATCGCCCAGGAACTGGGGCTGCCGGAGAACAAGGTCACCGTGCACGTCCAGCAGGGCGGCGGGTCGTTCGGGCGCCGGCTGTTCTTCGACGCCGCCCTCGAAGCCGCGCGCATCTCGAAGGCGATGAAGAAGCCCGTCCGGCTGATGTGGAGCCGGATCGACGACATGCGCCACGGCCGGGCGCGCGCGGCCAGCTTCCACCGGATCCGCGCCACCTTCGCGCTCGGGCAGGTGCTGACGTTCGAGCACCGCGTCGCCAGCGTCGAAACCGACTGGAGCCACGGCCTCGGCGAGATCCTCACGGCGTTCGCGGCGAAGCTGCCGGTCGGCGGCAACCTGAGTTTCGCGCAGACGGTGTTCCTGCTGACCATCAAGTCGCCGTACAACTTCGGCGTCACCACGCAGCTGCTCAACGAGGTGCCGCTGAAGTTCCACACCTCGGCGTGGCGGTCGGTCTACTCGGCGAACACCCGGGGCGCCGAAGAGATCATGGTCGACGAGATCGCGAAGAAGCTCGGCAAGGACCCGGTGGCCTTCCGCCGCGAGTTCATCAAGGAGGAGCGGCAGCGCGCGGTGCTGGACAAGGTCGCGGAGCTCGGCGAGTGGGGCAAGAAGATGCCCGCCGGGTTCGCGCAGGGCATCGCGGTGCACGGCGAGTACAAGTCCTACACCGCCTGCCTGGTCGAACTGGACGCCCGCGACCCGAAGCACCCCCGCGTCACGAAGGCGACGATCGCGGTCGACGTCGGCAAGCCGGTGAACCCGCGCGGGATCCAGGCGCAGATGCTCGGCGGCCTGACCGACGCGATCTCGACGACGCTCACCGCCGGCCTGCACATCGACAAGGGCCTGCCGCTGGAGGGCAGCTACTCGCAGTTCCACTACGCGCGGCAGAAGAACTCGCCGAAGGACGTCACCGTGCACGTCATGCCGGCCACCGGGGACGACATCGGCGGCGCCGGCGAGCTCGGCCTGCCCGCCCCGGTGGGCGCGATCGCCAACGCCTACGCCCGGGCGACCGGGATCAAGCCCCGCAGCTTCCCGATCACCTTCCCGGTCGACTTCGACCCGTTCCCGCGCTGA
- a CDS encoding PucR family transcriptional regulator yields MHYQALLSDGLAPRVAVLAADVERKLPELIESTVRQIRAEMPVYADARFVTHTELRASVRANLEHVMRTLRGSEGPDLAQAHATARARALQGAPLPELLRAYRIGLTEVWHRFVELTAREQDLAGLVAATTAIWALIDDLAEALTTSYRDTTAEVMVAHQNRRSALVEALFAGGTATEGTLWDIARVLDLSLDGTFVVVAAETPRLGQEPLPQVEARLRALHHASAWRLTPDLQVGVVSLRDPAASKAIVDLVGEHPVGRVGISPVFTGLGNTARALHLARVALSSMTPGTPGLVQFTESPLAGLVASAPEASVQLAHHVLQPVLDLPGDDRNVLLLTLRAWFDCQGSTKLTSERMFCHPNTIRHRLKRITEELGRSLTNPADIAELGAALRALNLFPEATHLPAPR; encoded by the coding sequence ATGCATTATCAGGCGCTGCTGTCCGACGGGCTCGCCCCGCGGGTCGCCGTCCTCGCCGCCGACGTCGAGCGGAAGCTGCCCGAACTCATCGAGAGCACCGTGCGGCAGATCCGCGCCGAGATGCCCGTCTACGCCGACGCCCGGTTCGTCACGCACACCGAGCTGCGCGCGTCGGTGCGCGCCAACCTCGAGCACGTCATGCGCACGTTGCGCGGCTCGGAAGGCCCGGACCTCGCCCAGGCCCACGCGACCGCCCGGGCCCGGGCGCTCCAGGGTGCGCCGCTGCCGGAACTGCTGCGGGCGTACCGGATCGGGCTGACCGAGGTGTGGCACCGGTTCGTCGAGCTGACCGCCCGCGAGCAGGACCTGGCCGGGCTGGTCGCGGCGACGACGGCGATCTGGGCGCTCATCGACGACCTCGCCGAAGCCCTCACGACGTCCTACCGCGACACGACGGCCGAAGTCATGGTGGCGCACCAGAACCGGCGCTCGGCGCTGGTCGAGGCGCTGTTCGCGGGCGGCACCGCGACCGAGGGCACGCTGTGGGACATCGCCCGCGTGCTGGACCTGTCGCTGGACGGCACGTTCGTCGTCGTCGCGGCGGAAACCCCGCGCCTCGGCCAGGAACCGCTGCCGCAGGTCGAGGCCCGGCTCCGCGCGTTGCACCACGCGTCGGCCTGGCGGCTGACCCCGGACCTGCAGGTGGGCGTGGTGTCCCTGCGCGACCCGGCGGCGTCGAAGGCCATCGTGGACCTGGTCGGCGAGCACCCGGTGGGCCGGGTGGGCATCAGCCCGGTGTTCACCGGCCTCGGCAACACCGCCCGCGCGCTGCACCTGGCCCGGGTCGCGCTGTCCAGCATGACGCCGGGCACGCCGGGCCTGGTCCAGTTCACCGAGTCGCCGCTGGCCGGGCTGGTGGCCAGCGCCCCGGAAGCGTCCGTGCAGCTGGCCCACCACGTCCTCCAGCCGGTGCTGGACCTCCCGGGCGACGACCGCAACGTGCTGCTGCTGACGCTGCGCGCGTGGTTCGACTGCCAGGGCTCGACGAAGCTGACGTCGGAGCGGATGTTCTGCCACCCCAACACGATCCGGCACCGCCTGAAGCGGATCACGGAGGAACTGGGCCGGTCGCTGACGAACCCGGCGGACATCGCCGAGCTGGGCGCGGCCCTGCGGGCGCTGAACCTGTTCCCGGAGGCGACGCACCTGCCGGCACCGCGCTAG
- a CDS encoding TetR/AcrR family transcriptional regulator has protein sequence MPPAEDRAERAERILDAAAELLLRAGYRRTTVEDVAERAVVGKGTVYLHWKNREELFLAVLLRESVRSLEDLVAALEADPLAARLSRLTEIQYANVLGRPLLRAGYADDADTLGKLLPKLHAKLDPRHDEAFVDYLELLAANDLLRTDRPARELAVAYQAVLHGFLLAAHPPALIADTVAHAFEPAAPSTRQLRAVAPRVLELFTESVALDRKQLERAY, from the coding sequence GTGCCTCCTGCCGAAGACCGCGCCGAACGCGCCGAGCGGATCCTCGACGCGGCCGCCGAGCTGCTCCTGCGCGCCGGCTACCGGCGCACGACCGTCGAAGACGTGGCCGAGCGCGCCGTCGTCGGCAAGGGGACCGTCTACCTGCACTGGAAGAACCGCGAGGAGCTGTTCCTCGCGGTGCTGCTCCGCGAGTCCGTCCGGAGCCTGGAAGACCTCGTGGCGGCGCTCGAGGCCGACCCGCTCGCCGCGCGGCTGTCCCGGCTCACCGAGATCCAGTACGCCAACGTGCTGGGCCGGCCGCTGCTGCGCGCCGGGTACGCCGACGACGCCGACACGCTCGGCAAGCTGCTGCCGAAGCTGCACGCCAAGCTCGACCCGCGCCACGACGAGGCGTTCGTCGACTACCTCGAGCTGCTGGCGGCGAACGACCTGCTGCGGACGGACCGGCCGGCGCGCGAGCTCGCCGTCGCCTACCAGGCCGTGCTGCACGGTTTCCTGCTCGCCGCGCACCCCCCGGCGCTGATCGCCGACACCGTCGCGCACGCCTTCGAACCGGCCGCGCCTTCGACGAGGCAGCTGCGCGCGGTCGCGCCGCGGGTCCTCGAGCTGTTCACCGAATCCGTCGCGCTCGACCGCAAGCAGCTCGAGCGCGCGTACTGA
- a CDS encoding VWA domain-containing protein, whose protein sequence is MTGGVPERLASFVKALRAQGIPAGPAETVDAAAALEVLGLDDRELVREGLAAALVRRGGQRAVFDAAFDLYFPAGIGAPERAREDQPSTLEELREELAAALAEGDEQALAQLAGLAVDMLGQYGSSSGPGGGFSAHQTLERLQPQTLIARVLAAVRGGGARGEFTDRLDRDEIRRRVEGFRGRVRTEARRRAAEVRGRERVAKHAIAPAADRVDFLIASRNQLAELRRTIQPLSRKLATRLAARRKRTTRGQIDLRRTLRRSLSTGGVPLRPAYRHRRPGRPEIVLLCDLSGSVAGFANFTMLLVQALRDQFSKIRVFAFVDSADEVTHLVTTGTADPEHLGARMLSEAALVRWDGHSDYGGSLRQFTENWLDAVGPRTSVLILGDARTNGGDPNLDAVREIKSRARHVYWLNPERRSLWSTGDSAALEYADVVEMHECRTVQQLSALVTRLLPV, encoded by the coding sequence GTGACCGGCGGCGTGCCGGAGCGGCTCGCGTCGTTCGTCAAGGCACTCCGGGCCCAGGGCATCCCGGCCGGCCCCGCCGAGACGGTCGACGCCGCGGCCGCGCTGGAGGTGCTCGGCCTCGACGACCGCGAACTGGTCCGCGAGGGCTTGGCCGCCGCCCTGGTCCGCCGCGGCGGGCAGCGCGCGGTCTTCGACGCCGCCTTCGACCTGTACTTCCCGGCCGGGATCGGCGCGCCGGAGCGAGCCCGCGAAGACCAGCCGTCGACGCTGGAGGAGCTGCGGGAAGAGCTCGCGGCCGCGCTGGCCGAGGGCGACGAGCAGGCGCTCGCCCAGCTCGCCGGGCTCGCGGTGGACATGCTCGGCCAGTACGGCTCGTCCAGCGGCCCCGGTGGCGGCTTCTCGGCGCACCAGACCCTGGAGCGGCTGCAGCCGCAGACGCTGATCGCGCGGGTGCTGGCCGCGGTCCGCGGCGGGGGCGCGCGCGGCGAGTTCACCGACCGGCTCGACCGCGACGAGATCCGCCGCCGCGTCGAGGGGTTCCGCGGGCGGGTCCGCACCGAAGCGCGCCGCCGCGCGGCCGAGGTCCGCGGCCGCGAACGCGTCGCCAAGCACGCCATCGCGCCCGCCGCCGACCGCGTCGACTTCCTCATCGCCAGCCGGAACCAGCTCGCCGAGCTGCGCCGCACGATCCAGCCGCTGTCCCGCAAGCTGGCGACGCGCCTGGCCGCCCGCCGCAAGCGCACCACGCGCGGGCAGATCGACCTGCGCCGCACGCTGCGGCGGTCGCTGTCCACCGGCGGCGTCCCGCTGCGCCCGGCCTACCGCCACCGGCGGCCGGGCCGGCCGGAAATCGTGCTGCTGTGCGACCTGTCCGGTTCGGTGGCGGGGTTCGCGAACTTCACCATGCTGCTGGTGCAGGCGCTGCGCGACCAGTTCAGCAAGATCCGCGTGTTCGCCTTCGTCGACAGCGCCGACGAGGTCACCCACCTGGTCACCACCGGCACCGCCGACCCCGAGCACCTCGGCGCGCGCATGCTGTCCGAAGCGGCGCTGGTGCGCTGGGACGGCCACAGCGACTACGGTGGCTCCCTGCGCCAGTTCACCGAGAACTGGCTGGACGCCGTCGGCCCCCGCACGTCGGTGCTGATCCTCGGCGACGCCCGCACCAACGGCGGCGACCCCAACCTCGACGCGGTGCGCGAGATCAAGTCCCGCGCCCGCCACGTCTATTGGCTGAACCCCGAACGACGCTCGCTGTGGTCGACCGGCGACTCCGCGGCGCTGGAGTACGCCGACGTCGTCGAGATGCACGAGTGCCGCACGGTGCAGCAGCTTTCGGCGCTGGTCACCCGCCTGCTGCCGGTGTGA